The sequence GCTGAGGGTTACAATTTTTCCCTCGAGATGAGGCACAACACGAATTTCACAATGATCTGGGATAACAATCGGGCGCACTCCCAATGAATGGGGACAAATCGGATTGATGATAATGCAGTTCAAAGTCGGCACTAAAATAGGCCCGTAAGCAGATAATGAATAAGCAGTCGAACCAGTCGGTGTGGCGATAATAATCCCATCCCCTAGATAAGTGTTCAAATACTCTTCATCGATATAAACATCGATGCGGATCACCCGACTATAGCCGCCGCGATCGATGACCACATCGTTGAGCGCATAGCTGATCTTTTCACCAGATGACTGGCTAATTCTCGTTTCCAGAACCAGGCGCTCCAGAACGAGATACTCCCCTCTTAAAACATCATTCAGACAATGATAAAGATCCTCTATCATGACCTCAGCGAGAAATCCCAATTTGCCCCCTAAGTTCACGCCCAAAATCGGAACACCAGAAGCCCCTACAACTCGGGCTGTCGCCAAAATCGTACCGTCCCCGCCAAATGCAAGCACCATATCACACATCTGGCCTATTTCGTTCAATCTGGCGCTTTTCACTAGGGAATCTAAACTGAGTGAATTGAGCAAGTCCACATCGAGAATAAAGCTGCAGTTGTGCTGTTCCAACCATTGGATAAGCTCCGGGATTACCCCTTTAATCATGCCTTTGGTGGTATTGCCAGTGATGCCGAATATCATATCCATGAGCCCCCGCTCATCATTTAATTGCACTGATCAAGCGCGGATCAGTGAATTACAAGATTCACTATCTCAGAGTTTGTCACTTGTGCCCTTAGCTCCTCAGTGCTCTTCAATATGGCTGCCTGTGGTTCTGTAGCAATCGCATTTGTACAAAATTCTGCTGCATGAAAAAACGATATGAGTCCAAATCATAAGCTGCCTGGGGTAAATTTCTGACTTAACCCCATCCCTGTAAGCACTTTCTAAAAGGAAGAGCCCAATAATTGATCAGGACACGTATTAGTATCTGCCACACCTACCAGCCGCTCATCACTTCGCTCAGATGGCTTCAAGTTGAAATCCCCCCTCTGTTTTAACCAATTTTTTCAGTTTTTGTTCGGCTTGGTTGAGCTTCTCCAAGCAAAACTGAGACAGTTTCATTCCCTCTTCGAATTTGGCTAGTGTTTCTTCCAGCGTTAAATCACCTTGCTCCATTTGGTCTACGATCTGCTCCAACTGCTCCATCGCTTGCTCAAAGCTTTTGACTGCCATGAGTTTACTCCTCCATCACTTGCTCGACTTTACCAGATATTTGTCCCCGATAGAATTGCACCCGAATTTGGTCATCGACCTGAAGCGAATGGGCATGTGTGACCACATGATGATCTTTGACGCGATAACAGATGCTATAACCCCGTTTCAGGACCGACTCTGGGGCAAGCGCTTGTAGCCGATGCGATAAGTTATGAACCTGCTGGGA comes from candidate division KSB1 bacterium and encodes:
- a CDS encoding NAD(+)/NADH kinase, with the translated sequence MDMIFGITGNTTKGMIKGVIPELIQWLEQHNCSFILDVDLLNSLSLDSLVKSARLNEIGQMCDMVLAFGGDGTILATARVVGASGVPILGVNLGGKLGFLAEVMIEDLYHCLNDVLRGEYLVLERLVLETRISQSSGEKISYALNDVVIDRGGYSRVIRIDVYIDEEYLNTYLGDGIIIATPTGSTAYSLSAYGPILVPTLNCIIINPICPHSLGVRPIVIPDHCEIRVVPHLEGKIVTLSVDGQVSHQFTKNEGAAIFIHKANYKVKWIRAKNRTFYDLLRAKLNWGVDRRTV
- the xseB gene encoding exodeoxyribonuclease VII small subunit, which translates into the protein MAVKSFEQAMEQLEQIVDQMEQGDLTLEETLAKFEEGMKLSQFCLEKLNQAEQKLKKLVKTEGGFQLEAI